Proteins from a genomic interval of Providencia stuartii:
- a CDS encoding HAMP domain-containing protein, whose translation MKARVQRSLTLKSMIVFFVITLSSLALFLGIQFSYLLDQRKNDYLDQLSNAVVQIQKPLTDSLLSSDLNEVKRLLVSLKTSGIMGKAIVTVDGATVMNLDFATARPIPDWAIKFAGIPVEMTVPLYAYGNTILTAKPQGYLTLQVDSNRVYRFAVNTLALMITTYLLLVLIIAIAMTWCVSRMIVRPLRKIALELQDDDNHDIAVPNYHEDDEIGLLAKNYNRQRKKQNSD comes from the coding sequence ATGAAGGCCCGAGTTCAGCGTTCACTAACGTTAAAAAGCATGATCGTATTTTTTGTGATCACGTTAAGTTCACTCGCCCTTTTTTTGGGAATTCAATTTAGTTACTTACTTGATCAAAGAAAAAATGACTATCTTGACCAATTGAGCAATGCTGTAGTGCAGATCCAAAAACCATTAACGGATTCGTTGCTCAGTTCAGATCTGAACGAGGTTAAAAGGTTACTCGTAAGCCTGAAAACATCGGGTATTATGGGGAAAGCCATTGTGACGGTAGATGGTGCAACCGTTATGAATTTAGATTTTGCAACCGCTAGGCCAATTCCTGATTGGGCAATAAAATTTGCAGGCATTCCAGTAGAAATGACGGTACCTTTGTACGCATATGGGAATACCATTCTGACAGCAAAACCACAGGGGTATTTAACACTCCAAGTTGATTCTAATCGGGTCTATCGTTTCGCGGTTAATACATTAGCGCTGATGATTACAACCTATTTGCTATTGGTCTTAATTATCGCGATAGCAATGACATGGTGTGTCAGTAGAATGATCGTCAGGCCATTACGCAAAATTGCGCTAGAATTACAGGATGATGATAATCACGATATCGCAGTGCCAAATTATCATGAGGATGACGAGATTGGTCTTTTGGCGAAGAATTATAACCGCCAAAGAAAAAAGCAAAATTCAGACTAA
- a CDS encoding M16 family metallopeptidase: protein MQGSKIRYIFSVVLLSVAGFASAEPLQPDPAWQQGKLENGFSWQLLQTPQRPNDRIQLRLAIKAGSLSEKASEKGYSYLIPKMALLHQTEAFPAATLQNFWRQATDPDVPIPPAVVSYDYTIYSLSLPHNKPELLKQALNWLATSAAGATYTETSLHNGLTVTNAPVATLPLDATDPVWRARLKGSAMMGYDPGQKISDNVNLESVNAFYQKWYTPDVMTLYVAGHVDARMLSDYITQTFSSLEGKRSEPVSVAVLSQVKPQSIDILQDKQSKDSLSLIWDIDWQPINDSAVLLRYWGSDLAREALYRSLQKTFNQKFSQDEVSSNLDCRVQYQKASCTLTVNAPPEKMMAVADVVLNELSTVDQNGISPELFNEMINEKQVQLSQLFAAYARTSTDVLAGQRLISQQNGVVDIAPEQYQRLRQSFLAGQTLEQVNMEVRRLLSQEAAFVLTQPKDKQLMDAEQIRQKFTKVLWPQAEPASAVETEPTVATEPAKATQ, encoded by the coding sequence ATGCAGGGTTCGAAAATTCGGTATATCTTCAGTGTGGTGCTATTGTCAGTCGCTGGCTTTGCGAGTGCTGAACCATTACAGCCTGATCCAGCATGGCAACAAGGAAAGCTTGAGAATGGCTTCAGTTGGCAACTGCTACAAACACCACAACGTCCAAATGACCGAATTCAGCTTAGGTTAGCCATCAAGGCTGGCTCACTATCAGAAAAAGCGAGTGAAAAGGGGTATAGCTATTTAATCCCGAAAATGGCATTACTACACCAAACTGAAGCATTTCCAGCGGCGACATTACAAAATTTTTGGCGTCAGGCGACTGATCCTGATGTACCCATTCCCCCAGCGGTTGTTTCGTATGACTACACAATTTACAGTTTAAGTTTACCGCATAATAAGCCTGAACTTCTTAAACAAGCGCTAAACTGGTTGGCAACTTCTGCTGCGGGTGCAACCTATACAGAAACATCATTGCATAATGGGTTAACAGTGACAAATGCACCTGTTGCCACATTACCTCTTGATGCTACAGACCCAGTCTGGCGTGCTCGTTTAAAAGGTTCTGCGATGATGGGGTATGATCCCGGCCAAAAGATTAGTGATAATGTGAATTTAGAAAGTGTGAACGCTTTTTATCAAAAATGGTACACACCGGATGTGATGACACTCTATGTTGCAGGCCATGTAGATGCTCGCATGCTGTCTGACTATATCACACAAACGTTTTCATCTTTAGAAGGCAAGCGCTCAGAGCCTGTCTCAGTAGCGGTTTTATCACAGGTTAAGCCTCAATCCATTGATATTTTGCAAGATAAACAATCGAAGGATAGTTTGTCATTGATTTGGGATATCGACTGGCAACCGATTAATGATTCTGCGGTGCTATTGCGTTACTGGGGTAGTGATTTGGCGCGTGAAGCACTGTATCGTTCCTTGCAAAAAACCTTTAATCAAAAGTTTAGTCAAGATGAGGTCTCCTCTAATTTAGATTGCCGAGTACAGTATCAAAAGGCAAGCTGTACACTTACCGTTAACGCGCCACCTGAAAAAATGATGGCAGTTGCTGATGTCGTGCTGAATGAGCTTTCAACGGTTGACCAAAATGGCATTTCACCTGAATTATTTAATGAAATGATCAATGAGAAGCAAGTTCAGTTATCACAACTCTTTGCCGCATATGCGCGTACCAGTACGGATGTATTAGCCGGCCAGCGTCTGATTTCTCAGCAAAATGGAGTGGTTGATATTGCACCTGAGCAGTATCAACGTTTACGCCAATCTTTCCTTGCTGGTCAAACGCTTGAGCAAGTAAATATGGAAGTGCGTCGTTTATTGTCTCAAGAAGCGGCGTTTGTTTTGACTCAACCAAAAGATAAACAGCTGATGGATGCAGAACAAATTCGTCAGAAATTTACCAAAGTGTTGTGGCCACAAGCAGAGCCGGCTTCGGCTGTTGAAACTGAGCCTACGGTAGCCACTGAACCCGCTAAAGCGACACAATAG